A single Lathamus discolor isolate bLatDis1 chromosome 16, bLatDis1.hap1, whole genome shotgun sequence DNA region contains:
- the CORT gene encoding cortistatin isoform X2: MLLVASLVSVLLLVWSVRATALPGDERLAIQSTREQSTVRKDAILKMLAGLLDSVDVGREAASPDADEEGKLEEERAVLGRLAQLSPRDRKAPCKNFFWKTFTSC; encoded by the exons ATGCTG CTGGTGGCCAGCCTGGTGTCCGTTCTGCTGCTGGTGTGGAGcgtgagagccacggcactgcCTGGAGATGAGAGACTCGCAATACAGAGCACCAGG gagcagagcacagtGCGGAAAGACGCCATCCTGAAGATGCTGGCGGGCCTGCTGGACAGCGTGGACGTGGGGCGCGAGGCGGCCTCCCCTGACGCGGACGAGGAGGGCAAGCTGGAGGAGGAGCGGGCGGTGCTGGGGCGCCTCGCCCAGCTCTCGCCAAGGGACCGCAAGGCTCCCTGCAAGAACTTCTTCTGGAAAACCTTCACCTCCTGCTAG
- the CORT gene encoding cortistatin isoform X1, with amino-acid sequence MQLVASLVSVLLLVWSVRATALPGDERLAIQSTREQSTVRKDAILKMLAGLLDSVDVGREAASPDADEEGKLEEERAVLGRLAQLSPRDRKAPCKNFFWKTFTSC; translated from the exons ATGCAGCTGGTGGCCAGCCTGGTGTCCGTTCTGCTGCTGGTGTGGAGcgtgagagccacggcactgcCTGGAGATGAGAGACTCGCAATACAGAGCACCAGG gagcagagcacagtGCGGAAAGACGCCATCCTGAAGATGCTGGCGGGCCTGCTGGACAGCGTGGACGTGGGGCGCGAGGCGGCCTCCCCTGACGCGGACGAGGAGGGCAAGCTGGAGGAGGAGCGGGCGGTGCTGGGGCGCCTCGCCCAGCTCTCGCCAAGGGACCGCAAGGCTCCCTGCAAGAACTTCTTCTGGAAAACCTTCACCTCCTGCTAG
- the MASP2 gene encoding LOW QUALITY PROTEIN: mannan-binding lectin serine protease 2 (The sequence of the model RefSeq protein was modified relative to this genomic sequence to represent the inferred CDS: inserted 2 bases in 2 codons), producing MMRLVVLLAVLYSGVSSSIVLQKMYGRITSPNFPNIYPNHKERIWNITVPKGYSVRVYFTHFNLELSYLCEYDYVKLSSGGRTLATLCGRDSTDTEEAPGNKTYNSIDNNLMVVFRSDYSNEKPFTGFEAFYAAEDINECQELSDGEPLCNHHCHNYVGGYYCSCRIGYTLHENKRTCTAHCQSQFFTERTGXIPSPNYPTPYPXLGSCSYSVQVEDGFLITLGFMETFKVEIHPGVLCSCDVLKVCRVPVLKHHPMVTPHQCSAVPSG from the exons atgATGAG GTTGGTTGTCTTGCTAGCTGTGCTTTACAGTGGAGTAAGCAGCAGCATTGTGCTGCAGAAGATGTATGGGAGGATCACATCCCCCAACTTCCCAAATATCTACCCAAATCACAAGGAGAGAATCTGGAATATTACTGTTCCCAAGGGATATTCTGTCCGTGTTTACTTCACCCATTTCAACCTGGAGCTGTCCTACCTGTGTGAATATGATTATGTGAAG CTGAGCTCTGGTGGGAGGACCTTGGCCACGCTTTGTGGAAGGGATAGCACAGACACTGAGGAGGCTCCGGGCAACAAGACCTACAACTCCATTGACAACAACCTCATGGTAGTGTTTCGGTCTGATTACTCCAATGAGAAACCATTCACAGGCTTTGAGGCCTTTTATGCTGCTGAAG ATATCAATGAGTGTCAGGAGCTGTCTGATGGTGAACCCCTCTGCAATCATCACTGTCACAACTACGTGGGGGGCTACTATTGCAGCTGTCGGATTGGCTACACATTGCATGAGAACAAGAGGACGTGCACAG cccACTGCCAGAGTCAGTTTTTTActgaaagaactg aaatcCCCAGCCCCAACTATCCAACACCTTATC TGCTCGGCTCCTGCAGCTACAGTGTCCAGGTGGAAGATGGCTTCCTGATCACACTGGGATTCATGGAGACCTTTAAGGTGGAGATACACCCAGGAGTGTTGTGCTCCTGCGATGTCCTTAAG